In Kineococcus mangrovi, the following are encoded in one genomic region:
- a CDS encoding RecB family exonuclease has protein sequence MTNGAPQLDDSAAAPPATARRPLSPSRAADFMQCPLLFRFRTIDRLPEVPSRAAARGTLVHAVLERLFDLPAGERTPERAGAMVEEQWRALLDREPLLGTLFPDDGADPGAADPATADAEGLATWLAGARRLLQRYFDLEDPTRLEPEAREMRVQIDLGDGLQLRGVVDRLDVAPGGAMRVVDYKTGRAPSELFESKALFQMRFYALVLWRLRGQVPRLLQLVYLGSGDVLRYAPEEADLLATERKVRALSDAIERNRAAGDWRPRPGRTCTWCDHKALCPSFGGTPPPLPET, from the coding sequence GTGACCAACGGTGCGCCGCAGCTGGACGACAGCGCGGCCGCGCCACCGGCCACCGCGCGGCGTCCGCTGTCGCCCTCGCGGGCCGCGGACTTCATGCAGTGCCCCCTGCTGTTCCGGTTCCGCACGATCGACCGCCTCCCCGAGGTCCCCAGCCGCGCCGCCGCCCGCGGCACCCTCGTGCACGCCGTCCTGGAACGACTGTTCGACCTGCCCGCCGGCGAACGCACCCCCGAGCGTGCGGGTGCCATGGTCGAGGAGCAGTGGCGGGCCCTGCTGGACCGCGAACCGCTCCTCGGCACGCTCTTCCCCGACGACGGCGCCGACCCCGGTGCGGCCGATCCCGCCACGGCCGACGCCGAGGGGCTGGCGACCTGGTTGGCGGGAGCCCGCCGCCTCCTGCAGCGCTACTTCGACCTGGAGGACCCGACGCGGCTCGAACCCGAGGCGCGGGAGATGCGGGTCCAGATCGACCTCGGCGACGGACTGCAGCTGCGCGGCGTCGTCGACCGCCTCGACGTCGCCCCGGGCGGGGCGATGCGCGTCGTGGACTACAAGACCGGCCGGGCCCCCTCGGAGCTGTTCGAGTCCAAGGCGCTGTTCCAGATGCGCTTCTACGCCCTCGTCCTGTGGCGGCTGCGCGGGCAGGTGCCCCGTCTCCTGCAGCTCGTCTACCTCGGGTCCGGCGACGTCCTGCGCTACGCGCCCGAGGAGGCCGACCTGCTCGCCACCGAGCGCAAGGTCCGGGCCCTGTCCGACGCCATCGAGCGCAACCGGGCCGCCGGCGACTGGCGCCCCAGACCCGGCCGGACGTGCACCTGGTGCGACCACAAGGCGCTGTGTCCCAGCTTCGGGGGCACCCCACCGCCGCTGCCGGAGACCTGA
- a CDS encoding M50 family metallopeptidase — protein MRGGISLGRPFGVPLQLAPSWFLFAALIVVVFSPVVQLRVPGPASYVVAFGYAVLLLVSVLLHEVAHAVAAKASGQRVTGIVLNVWGGFTSHEGRTSPGSSLLIAVVGPVVNGVIAVLAWQVRQGLAVGSGGGVVDLLLAALTLSNALLAVFNLLPGLPLDGGHALEAVVWKLRGDRAAGTVAAAWVGRALAVLVFLGGLLVPRLLGWGSSITDVVWAALVGALLWQGASEALRFAALQRRVPALSVPALQRPAIAVNARATVEEVVRSARAAIDAGVGAGSARDLEVVLVTDDGVPVAVVDSAALRQVPQERRTSLGAGATARALPPRSWLSEGLTGEQLLEAVQVRPGEHVVVDTAGRVRGLLHTGDVIAAVTAR, from the coding sequence GTGAGGGGCGGCATCTCCCTGGGTCGCCCGTTCGGGGTGCCGTTGCAGCTGGCGCCCTCGTGGTTCTTGTTCGCCGCGCTCATCGTCGTGGTGTTCTCGCCGGTGGTGCAGCTGCGCGTGCCCGGTCCGGCGTCGTACGTGGTGGCGTTCGGGTACGCGGTGCTGCTGCTGGTGTCGGTGCTGCTGCACGAGGTGGCGCACGCGGTGGCGGCGAAGGCCAGCGGGCAGCGGGTGACCGGCATCGTGCTGAACGTGTGGGGCGGTTTCACGTCCCACGAGGGGCGGACGAGTCCGGGCAGCAGCCTGCTGATCGCGGTCGTGGGGCCGGTGGTCAACGGGGTCATCGCGGTGCTGGCGTGGCAGGTGCGGCAGGGGTTGGCGGTCGGGTCCGGTGGCGGGGTCGTGGATCTGCTGCTGGCGGCGTTGACGTTGTCCAACGCCCTGCTGGCGGTGTTCAACCTGCTGCCGGGGTTGCCGCTGGACGGTGGGCACGCCCTGGAGGCGGTGGTGTGGAAGCTGCGCGGGGATCGCGCGGCGGGGACGGTGGCGGCCGCCTGGGTCGGTCGCGCGCTGGCCGTGCTGGTGTTCCTGGGGGGTCTGCTGGTGCCGCGGCTGCTGGGCTGGGGCTCGTCGATCACCGACGTGGTGTGGGCGGCTCTGGTGGGGGCGCTGCTGTGGCAGGGGGCGTCGGAGGCGTTGAGGTTCGCGGCGCTGCAGCGGCGGGTGCCGGCGTTGTCGGTGCCGGCGTTGCAGCGGCCCGCGATCGCGGTGAACGCGCGGGCGACGGTGGAGGAGGTCGTGCGTTCGGCGCGGGCGGCCATCGACGCCGGGGTGGGCGCGGGGTCCGCGCGGGACCTGGAGGTCGTCCTGGTCACCGACGACGGGGTGCCGGTCGCGGTGGTGGACTCCGCGGCGTTGCGGCAGGTGCCGCAGGAGCGGCGGACGTCGCTGGGGGCCGGTGCGACGGCGCGGGCGTTGCCGCCGCGGTCGTGGCTGTCGGAGGGGCTGACGGGGGAGCAGCTGCTGGAGGCGGTGCAGGTGCGCCCGGGGGAGCACGTCGTGGTGGACACTGCTGGCCGGGTCCGTGGACTGCTGCACACCGGTGACGTGATCGCGGCGGTCACGGCCCGCTGA
- a CDS encoding tRNA (adenine-N1)-methyltransferase: MIDPAHPPTGASTRRGPLREGERVQLTDPRGRMHTITLTAGAEFHTHRGKFLHDELIGRPDGTTVVNTAMVEYLVVRPLLTDFVLSMPRGAAVVYPKDAGQIVQMADVFPGATVIEAGVGSGALTMSLLRAVGDQGRVHSFERRQDFADVARGNVETFFGGPHPAWTVRVGDLVETLPTTDVLADRAVLDMLAPWECLDAVADHLAPGGVLICYVATATQLSRVAEAMRASGRWTEPEAWESMVRGWHLEGLAVRPQHRMIGHTGFLVTSRRLADGFAPPLRKRRPAPGAHPVEGEAAEVEVVEGTEYGDRPVSDRKVRRAAREAARGAEASAGTDEPLGD, from the coding sequence GTGATCGACCCTGCCCACCCGCCGACGGGTGCGAGCACCCGCCGTGGACCGCTGCGCGAGGGTGAGCGGGTGCAGCTGACCGACCCCCGGGGGCGGATGCACACGATCACCTTGACCGCGGGTGCGGAGTTCCACACCCACCGGGGCAAGTTCCTGCACGACGAGCTGATCGGCCGCCCGGACGGGACGACCGTCGTCAACACGGCGATGGTCGAGTACCTGGTGGTGCGGCCGTTGCTGACGGACTTCGTGCTGTCGATGCCGCGCGGGGCGGCGGTGGTGTACCCCAAGGACGCCGGGCAGATCGTGCAGATGGCGGACGTGTTCCCCGGTGCGACGGTCATCGAGGCCGGGGTGGGGTCCGGGGCGTTGACGATGTCGCTGCTGCGCGCCGTGGGCGACCAGGGGCGGGTGCACTCCTTCGAGCGGCGCCAGGACTTCGCCGACGTGGCCCGGGGGAACGTGGAGACGTTCTTCGGCGGTCCGCACCCGGCGTGGACGGTGCGGGTGGGGGACCTGGTCGAGACGTTGCCGACGACGGACGTGCTGGCCGACCGGGCGGTGCTGGACATGCTGGCGCCGTGGGAGTGCCTGGACGCGGTGGCCGACCACCTCGCCCCGGGAGGGGTGCTGATCTGCTACGTGGCGACGGCGACGCAGTTGTCCCGCGTGGCCGAGGCGATGCGGGCCTCGGGGCGGTGGACGGAGCCGGAGGCGTGGGAGTCGATGGTGCGCGGCTGGCACCTGGAGGGGCTGGCGGTGCGTCCGCAGCACCGGATGATCGGGCACACGGGGTTCCTCGTCACCTCCCGCCGTCTCGCGGACGGGTTCGCCCCGCCGCTGCGCAAGCGCCGTCCCGCTCCCGGTGCGCACCCGGTCGAGGGGGAGGCTGCGGAGGTGGAGGTCGTGGAGGGCACCGAGTACGGCGACCGGCCGGTCTCGGACCGCAAGGTGCGCCGGGCGGCGCGCGAGGCGGCCCGTGGTGCCGAGGCGTCGGCGGGGACGGACGAGCCGCTGGGGGACTGA
- a CDS encoding ThuA domain-containing protein, with protein MRVLVWNEGVHEANSSPPDIGEYYPEGMHGAIAAGLRRLLPDAEVSTATLADPEHGLGADVLDRTDVLLWWGHVAHDQVDDAVVERVKQHVLGGMGLLVLHSGHFSKIFRQLLGTTCSLAWRNEGEQELVWTVKPSHPIAQGVPHPVVIPRQETYGELFDIPDPDDLVFISSFAGGEVFRSGVTFTRGQGKIFYFSPGDQEYPVYQQAEIQQVLANGVRWATPTTDRRAAPVVTNPPRQWVL; from the coding sequence ATGAGGGTCCTGGTCTGGAACGAGGGCGTCCACGAGGCGAACAGCTCACCCCCCGACATCGGCGAGTACTACCCCGAAGGCATGCACGGCGCGATCGCCGCGGGCCTGCGCCGGCTCCTGCCCGACGCCGAGGTCTCCACCGCCACCCTCGCCGACCCCGAGCACGGCCTGGGCGCCGACGTCCTGGACCGCACCGACGTCCTCCTGTGGTGGGGGCACGTCGCCCACGACCAGGTCGACGACGCCGTCGTGGAACGGGTCAAGCAGCACGTCCTGGGCGGCATGGGACTGCTCGTCCTGCACTCCGGGCACTTCTCGAAGATCTTCCGGCAGCTGCTCGGCACCACGTGCTCGCTGGCCTGGCGCAACGAGGGCGAGCAGGAACTGGTGTGGACGGTCAAGCCGTCGCACCCCATCGCCCAAGGCGTCCCGCACCCCGTCGTCATCCCGCGCCAGGAGACGTACGGGGAGCTGTTCGACATCCCCGACCCCGACGACCTCGTCTTCATCAGCTCCTTCGCCGGCGGCGAGGTCTTCCGCTCCGGCGTCACCTTCACCCGCGGGCAGGGGAAGATCTTCTACTTCTCCCCCGGCGACCAGGAGTACCCCGTCTACCAGCAGGCCGAGATCCAGCAGGTGCTCGCCAACGGCGTCCGCTGGGCCACACCCACCACGGACCGCCGCGCCGCCCCGGTCGTCACGAACCCGCCCCGGCAGTGGGTGCTCTGA
- a CDS encoding Gfo/Idh/MocA family protein, whose product MVAADIAPGRSKTPQTKIIHVGLGGWGGDWERNAIPPVSEVDRVAIVDAHEPTLRAAQEELGLPDDVCFSSLTEAAQAVPAEGVLVTAPMDFHVPVTLEALDAGLHVLVEKPFAGTVAEARTAVDRAEELGLVLQVSQNYRFYPGPQKVRELLSAGAIGELSVVHVDFRRWDHDAPLDTYRHYRFPHPLIYDMAIHHFDLLRMTTGREAVSVYAKVTDPTWSKYTEEAAAVLVVELDGGLVCSYRGSWVSRAPQTHWDGEWVFEGQDGYLTLAGRGNDGPVDDEVRLGLQGRTAEPVDLPTVDVWGRSAGLRQFARAIRGGAAPDVTGRSNLGSVALMEAAARSAASGTVEPVEQVGGTVA is encoded by the coding sequence GTGGTCGCTGCTGACATCGCCCCGGGGCGCTCGAAGACCCCGCAGACGAAGATCATCCACGTCGGGCTCGGCGGGTGGGGAGGTGACTGGGAACGCAACGCCATCCCCCCGGTGAGCGAGGTGGACCGGGTCGCGATCGTCGACGCCCACGAGCCGACGCTGCGGGCCGCCCAGGAGGAGCTGGGCCTGCCCGACGACGTGTGCTTCTCCTCGCTGACCGAGGCGGCGCAGGCCGTCCCCGCCGAGGGCGTGCTCGTCACCGCCCCCATGGACTTCCACGTGCCCGTCACCCTGGAAGCCCTCGACGCCGGGCTGCACGTCCTCGTGGAGAAGCCCTTCGCCGGCACGGTCGCCGAGGCCCGCACCGCCGTGGACCGTGCCGAGGAGCTCGGGCTGGTCCTGCAGGTCAGCCAGAACTACCGCTTCTACCCCGGCCCGCAGAAGGTGCGGGAACTGCTCTCGGCCGGGGCGATCGGTGAGCTGTCCGTCGTCCACGTCGACTTCCGGCGCTGGGACCACGACGCCCCCCTGGACACGTACCGGCACTACCGGTTCCCCCACCCGCTCATCTACGACATGGCGATCCACCACTTCGACCTGCTGCGCATGACGACCGGCCGCGAGGCCGTCAGCGTCTACGCCAAGGTCACCGACCCCACGTGGAGCAAGTACACCGAGGAAGCCGCCGCCGTCCTCGTCGTCGAGCTCGACGGCGGCCTCGTGTGCAGCTACCGCGGCAGCTGGGTCTCCCGGGCCCCGCAGACCCACTGGGACGGGGAGTGGGTCTTCGAGGGCCAGGACGGCTACCTCACCCTCGCCGGGCGCGGCAACGACGGCCCCGTCGACGACGAGGTGCGCCTGGGCCTGCAGGGCCGGACCGCCGAACCCGTCGACCTGCCGACGGTGGACGTGTGGGGCCGGTCCGCGGGCCTGCGGCAGTTCGCCCGCGCCATCCGCGGCGGAGCGGCACCCGACGTCACCGGACGCTCCAACCTCGGCAGCGTCGCGCTCATGGAGGCAGCCGCCCGCTCCGCCGCCTCCGGCACGGTCGAACCCGTCGAACAGGTCGGAGGAACGGTCGCATGA
- a CDS encoding aminoglycoside phosphotransferase family protein, which produces MSTVERVADGGSTVVHRVRSRGRTWYLRFGEEPEDDLWTDAELHARLLAAGVPVPRFVAVARVADADRWAALTTEVPGAALADVRDAPAVLEAAGRHLRTVNSFPVEGFGFVLRRGPRWPLRAEFATHEEFVRSHLPDPWPGRLRALFTPEELDGFATLVAEQVALDVAPRLVHGDFDVTPVFCRGPRLTGIIDFGEARGAEPWFDLAHFLLHDGEWLPAGLLPHLLRGYGPAVGADALRRSAVLLGLRQLCRWFGPLRDLPAAHPQVQHRVARLRELLTGDGVEVPGGGAGNDPRQAPRPLPRPLPGPPASV; this is translated from the coding sequence GTGAGCACCGTCGAGCGGGTCGCGGACGGGGGCAGCACCGTCGTGCACCGCGTGCGCAGCCGCGGCAGGACGTGGTACCTGCGGTTCGGCGAGGAACCCGAGGACGACCTGTGGACCGACGCGGAACTGCACGCCCGGCTGCTGGCCGCGGGGGTCCCCGTCCCGCGGTTCGTCGCGGTGGCGCGGGTGGCGGACGCGGACCGCTGGGCCGCCCTGACGACGGAGGTCCCCGGGGCCGCGCTCGCGGACGTGCGCGACGCGCCCGCGGTGCTGGAGGCGGCGGGCCGGCACCTGCGGACGGTGAACTCCTTCCCCGTCGAGGGTTTCGGGTTCGTGCTGCGCCGGGGACCCCGGTGGCCCCTGCGGGCGGAGTTCGCCACCCACGAGGAGTTCGTGCGCTCGCACCTGCCCGACCCGTGGCCGGGGCGGCTGAGGGCGCTGTTCACGCCCGAGGAGCTCGACGGGTTCGCGACCCTCGTGGCCGAGCAGGTCGCGCTCGACGTCGCCCCGCGGCTGGTGCACGGGGACTTCGACGTGACGCCGGTGTTCTGCCGCGGCCCGCGGTTGACCGGGATCATCGACTTCGGGGAGGCCAGGGGCGCCGAACCGTGGTTCGACCTGGCCCACTTCCTGCTGCACGACGGTGAGTGGCTGCCCGCCGGTCTCCTGCCGCACCTGCTGCGCGGGTACGGACCGGCCGTCGGTGCGGACGCCCTGCGGCGCAGCGCCGTCCTCCTGGGCCTGCGGCAGCTGTGCCGGTGGTTCGGGCCGCTGCGCGACCTGCCCGCGGCCCACCCGCAGGTGCAGCACCGGGTGGCGCGGCTGCGCGAACTGCTGACCGGTGACGGTGTGGAGGTGCCGGGCGGCGGCGCCGGGAACGATCCCAGGCAGGCTCCCCGGCCCCTCCCCCGCCCCCTGCCCGGGCCACCGGCCAGCGTGTAG
- a CDS encoding sulfurtransferase: MTRPLIDVHALRQELAGDDPPVLLDVRWALGGPDGAAEYAAGHLPGAVYVDLDTQLSRPRRAGEGRHPLPGPAALQEVLRDAGVRSGSRVVVYDAATSTSAARGWWVLRWAGLADVRVLDGGLAAWTAAGFAVSTQVPLPDPGDVQVEPGALPVLTAGEVGDLARTGTVLDARAPERYRGEVEPVDPVAGHVPGAVNAPTTANVTAAGAFLPAADLRSRFAALGLGPDAVAGVYCGSGVTAAHTLLALEVAGLSGTLYPGSWSEWVTDPSRPVATGAGPG, from the coding sequence ATGACGCGTCCGCTGATCGACGTCCACGCGCTGCGGCAGGAACTCGCCGGGGACGACCCGCCCGTCCTGCTCGACGTGCGCTGGGCCCTCGGTGGTCCCGACGGTGCGGCGGAGTACGCCGCGGGCCACCTGCCCGGCGCCGTCTACGTCGACCTCGACACGCAGCTGTCACGTCCGCGCCGGGCCGGTGAGGGCCGGCACCCGCTGCCCGGTCCCGCGGCGCTGCAGGAGGTCCTGCGCGACGCGGGCGTCCGGTCCGGTTCGCGCGTCGTCGTGTACGACGCGGCCACGTCGACGAGCGCGGCGCGCGGCTGGTGGGTGCTGCGGTGGGCGGGGCTGGCGGACGTGCGGGTGCTCGACGGCGGGCTGGCGGCGTGGACGGCGGCCGGGTTCGCCGTGAGCACGCAGGTGCCGCTGCCCGACCCGGGCGACGTGCAGGTCGAGCCGGGTGCGCTGCCCGTCCTGACCGCCGGTGAGGTCGGCGACCTGGCCCGCACCGGCACCGTCCTGGACGCCCGCGCCCCCGAGCGCTACCGCGGCGAGGTCGAACCCGTCGACCCCGTGGCCGGGCACGTCCCGGGCGCGGTGAACGCCCCCACGACGGCGAACGTCACGGCCGCGGGCGCGTTCCTGCCGGCCGCCGACCTGCGGTCCCGGTTCGCCGCGCTGGGCCTGGGCCCCGACGCCGTCGCCGGCGTGTACTGCGGATCAGGGGTGACGGCCGCGCACACGCTGCTGGCCCTGGAGGTCGCCGGGTTGTCCGGGACCCTGTACCCGGGGTCCTGGTCGGAGTGGGTCACCGATCCGTCCCGGCCGGTGGCGACGGGCGCCGGCCCGGGGTGA
- a CDS encoding bile acid:sodium symporter: protein MRRWSEVPVLRRLEPFVVAILLAVLLAALVPAGGAVATGFSWGTTLGVGLLFFVYGARMAPAEAVAGLRNWRLQGAVAATTFLLFPLLGLLLAFLVGGLLDDGLLAGLLFLAALPSTVQSCVVFTALARGNVPGAVVSATVSNLAGIGLTPLLAALLLGSSGAGPDAGSVGRILLQLLAPFLLGLVAGRWVGDWLRAHRRRLGVLDRGVIVAVVYAAFSRGVRQGVWQEVGAGEVVVVLACAAVFLAAVLAVTWWTPRLWHADRADRVTIAFCGSNKSLATGLPMATVLFDPHVVGLVALPVILYHPLQITVCSFLAGRLGRAPLLQG, encoded by the coding sequence GTGCGCCGCTGGTCCGAGGTCCCCGTCCTGCGACGCCTGGAACCCTTCGTCGTGGCCATCCTGCTGGCCGTCCTGCTCGCCGCGCTCGTGCCGGCCGGCGGCGCCGTCGCCACCGGGTTCTCGTGGGGGACCACCCTCGGTGTCGGGTTGCTGTTCTTCGTCTACGGCGCCCGGATGGCGCCCGCCGAGGCCGTCGCGGGGCTGCGGAACTGGCGCCTGCAGGGAGCGGTGGCGGCCACGACGTTCCTGCTGTTCCCGCTGCTGGGCCTGCTCCTGGCGTTCCTCGTCGGGGGGTTGCTGGACGACGGTCTCCTCGCGGGGCTGCTGTTCCTGGCCGCGCTGCCCTCGACCGTGCAGTCCTGCGTCGTGTTCACCGCGCTGGCGCGCGGGAACGTCCCGGGGGCGGTGGTGAGCGCGACGGTGTCCAACCTCGCCGGCATCGGTCTGACCCCGTTGCTGGCCGCGCTGCTGCTGGGGTCCTCCGGGGCCGGCCCGGACGCCGGGTCCGTCGGGCGCATCCTGCTGCAGCTCCTGGCGCCCTTCCTCCTGGGTCTGGTCGCCGGCCGCTGGGTCGGGGACTGGCTGCGCGCGCACCGCCGGCGCCTGGGGGTGCTGGACCGCGGCGTCATCGTCGCGGTCGTCTACGCCGCGTTCAGCCGCGGGGTCCGGCAGGGGGTCTGGCAGGAGGTCGGGGCCGGGGAGGTCGTCGTCGTCCTGGCGTGCGCGGCGGTGTTCCTGGCCGCCGTGCTCGCGGTGACGTGGTGGACGCCGCGGCTGTGGCACGCCGACCGCGCCGACCGGGTCACGATCGCGTTCTGCGGGTCGAACAAGTCGCTGGCGACGGGGCTGCCGATGGCGACGGTGCTGTTCGACCCCCACGTCGTGGGTCTCGTCGCGCTACCGGTCATCCTCTACCACCCGCTCCAGATCACCGTCTGCTCGTTCCTGGCCGGCCGCCTCGGCCGCGCGCCGCTGCTGCAGGGGTGA
- a CDS encoding YihY/virulence factor BrkB family protein, with protein sequence MEDGSGAMSSVSRIDGFQRRHSVVGYPLAVLYKFFEDQGVYLAVIITYYGLLSLVPLLLLLSTVLGFVLRGNPGAQEAIVNSAVSQLPVIGQEIGNPGTLGGGGFGLLIGITGALYGSLGVGLAVQNAVNVAWGIPRNERPNPFKARLRALLLTVTAGLFVLGTTVLNVAVGDLFGDAGPLPSLASRAAYTVLAGVGFTMAFWLAAAHRPPFRVILPGAVVMAVLWQFLQSTGQGLVTLVSDRSSVSNQVFTAVLGLIVFLFITSVCAVLCVEIDVVRSRRLYPRALLTPFTDAVELTDGDQRAYTRIAKAQRHKGFERVHVEFGSSPLQQRRAAEAAGQERADGDLERVVEDDR encoded by the coding sequence GTGGAGGACGGGAGCGGGGCGATGTCGTCGGTCTCGAGGATCGACGGGTTCCAGCGTCGGCACTCCGTCGTCGGTTACCCCCTGGCGGTCCTGTACAAGTTCTTCGAGGACCAGGGCGTCTACCTCGCCGTCATCATCACCTACTACGGCCTGCTGAGCCTCGTCCCGCTCCTGCTGCTGCTGTCGACGGTCCTGGGGTTCGTGCTGCGGGGGAACCCGGGCGCGCAGGAGGCGATCGTCAACTCGGCCGTCTCCCAGCTCCCGGTCATCGGGCAGGAGATCGGCAACCCCGGCACCCTCGGCGGCGGCGGGTTCGGCCTCCTCATCGGCATCACCGGCGCGTTGTACGGCTCGCTCGGGGTGGGGCTGGCCGTGCAGAACGCGGTGAACGTCGCCTGGGGCATCCCCCGCAACGAGCGGCCGAACCCGTTCAAGGCGCGGTTGCGGGCCCTGCTGCTCACGGTGACCGCAGGGTTGTTCGTCCTCGGGACGACGGTGCTCAACGTCGCGGTGGGCGACCTGTTCGGTGACGCCGGTCCCCTGCCCTCCCTGGCCAGCAGGGCCGCCTACACCGTCCTGGCCGGGGTGGGGTTCACGATGGCGTTCTGGCTGGCCGCGGCCCACCGTCCCCCCTTCCGGGTGATCCTGCCCGGGGCGGTCGTCATGGCGGTGCTGTGGCAGTTCCTGCAGTCCACCGGTCAGGGTCTGGTGACCCTGGTCTCCGACCGCAGCAGCGTGTCCAACCAGGTCTTCACCGCGGTCCTGGGGCTCATCGTGTTCCTGTTCATCACCTCGGTCTGCGCCGTCCTGTGCGTCGAGATCGACGTGGTGCGCAGCCGCCGCCTCTACCCCAGGGCCCTGCTCACTCCGTTCACCGACGCCGTCGAACTCACCGACGGTGACCAGCGGGCCTACACCCGCATCGCGAAGGCGCAGCGGCACAAGGGTTTCGAGCGGGTCCACGTGGAGTTCGGCAGCTCACCCCTGCAGCAGCGGCGCGCGGCCGAGGCGGCCGGCCAGGAACGAGCAGACGGTGATCTGGAGCGGGTGGTAGAGGATGACCGGTAG
- a CDS encoding alpha/beta hydrolase, whose translation MTPAPPGLVAVAAPGVLAGSRTAREVFDTALRSRRLHGSLVLTADADEFRAACATAAATGEFLLVTGDDTPADELLAHLPDDATVVRVDLDARDVDPSHRVRRHIRWRGTAGLRFAVDDWYFQRTSPATRVDYGPDPDQHAHLRLPDPDVHGPGPHPLAVLVHGGYWRSRWEADTLHAAATDLTTRGFATWNLEYRRPDRHGWDATTADVAAGYAALADLPGPLDRARLVTLGHSAGGQLVGRLTADLPAAGKPALTVSLAGCLDLHSIHARALSEHAVAGALGGTPAQLPDVYAASSPLARLPLGAPVAVVCCRGDDPDLLDASRRFAAAARSAGDEVHVVEDEGDHFSVVDPSSTVWAAVVDLLDPLRRGDVQG comes from the coding sequence GTGACCCCCGCCCCGCCCGGCCTCGTCGCCGTCGCCGCCCCCGGCGTCCTCGCCGGCTCCCGCACCGCCCGCGAGGTCTTCGACACCGCCCTGCGCTCCCGCCGGCTGCACGGCTCCCTCGTCCTGACCGCCGACGCCGACGAGTTCCGCGCCGCCTGCGCCACCGCCGCCGCGACCGGGGAGTTCCTCCTCGTCACCGGCGACGACACCCCCGCCGACGAACTCCTCGCCCACCTGCCCGACGACGCGACCGTGGTCCGCGTCGACCTCGACGCCCGCGACGTCGACCCCTCCCACCGCGTCCGCCGCCACATCCGCTGGCGCGGCACCGCCGGGCTGCGGTTCGCCGTCGACGACTGGTACTTCCAGCGCACCTCCCCCGCCACCCGCGTCGACTACGGACCCGACCCCGACCAGCACGCCCACCTGCGCCTGCCCGACCCGGACGTCCACGGCCCCGGACCCCACCCCCTCGCCGTCCTCGTCCACGGCGGGTACTGGCGCTCGCGCTGGGAGGCCGACACCCTGCACGCCGCCGCCACCGACCTCACCACCCGCGGCTTCGCCACCTGGAACCTGGAGTACCGCAGACCCGACCGGCACGGCTGGGACGCCACCACCGCCGACGTCGCCGCCGGGTACGCCGCGCTCGCGGACCTCCCGGGCCCGCTGGACCGGGCCCGGCTGGTCACCCTCGGGCACTCCGCGGGCGGGCAGCTCGTGGGTCGCCTCACGGCCGACCTGCCGGCGGCGGGCAAGCCCGCGCTGACGGTGTCGCTGGCCGGGTGCCTGGACCTGCACTCGATCCACGCCCGCGCCCTGTCCGAGCACGCCGTGGCCGGGGCGCTGGGCGGGACACCGGCGCAACTGCCGGACGTGTACGCGGCCTCCTCGCCCCTGGCGCGCCTGCCCCTGGGGGCGCCCGTGGCGGTCGTCTGCTGCCGCGGTGACGACCCGGACCTGCTCGACGCCTCCCGGCGCTTCGCCGCGGCGGCGCGGTCGGCGGGTGACGAGGTGCACGTGGTGGAGGACGAGGGCGACCACTTCTCCGTCGTGGACCCCTCCTCGACCGTGTGGGCGGCGGTCGTGGACCTGCTCGACCCGCTGCGGCGGGGCGACGTGCAGGGCTGA
- the kynA gene encoding tryptophan 2,3-dioxygenase, giving the protein MSAAGSQNTRAVEAGVVTDFTRDMSYGAYLHLDELLSAQHPLSVPEHHDELLFIVQHQTSELWLKLVLHELRSAVAAIAADDLQTALKNIARVKHIQRTLTEQWSVLATLTPTEYAQFRGFLANSSGFQSQQYRAVEFLLGNKNAAVLDVFAHDGSRHAELADLLHAPSLYDEFLRFLARRGHAVPAAVLERDVTCAHVHTPALVPVLRRIYENAGEFWSEYEACEELVDLEENFQLWRFRHLKTVERTIGFKRGTGGSSGVDFLARALNLTFFPELYAVRTEIGS; this is encoded by the coding sequence GTGAGCGCCGCCGGCTCCCAGAACACGCGCGCGGTCGAGGCGGGTGTCGTCACCGACTTCACCCGCGACATGTCCTACGGCGCCTACCTGCACCTGGATGAGCTCCTCAGCGCCCAGCACCCCCTGAGCGTCCCCGAGCACCACGACGAGCTGCTGTTCATCGTCCAGCACCAGACGTCGGAGCTGTGGCTCAAGCTCGTCCTGCACGAACTGCGCTCAGCCGTGGCGGCCATCGCCGCCGACGACCTGCAGACCGCGTTGAAGAACATCGCCCGCGTCAAGCACATCCAGCGCACCCTCACCGAGCAGTGGTCCGTCCTGGCCACCCTCACCCCCACCGAGTACGCCCAGTTCCGCGGGTTCCTGGCCAACTCCTCCGGTTTCCAGTCCCAGCAGTACCGGGCGGTGGAGTTCTTGCTGGGCAACAAGAACGCCGCGGTGCTCGACGTCTTCGCCCACGACGGGTCCCGGCACGCCGAGCTGGCCGACCTGCTGCACGCCCCCAGCCTCTACGACGAGTTCTTGCGCTTCCTGGCCCGCCGCGGGCACGCCGTCCCCGCCGCGGTGCTCGAACGCGACGTCACCTGCGCCCACGTCCACACCCCCGCCCTCGTCCCGGTCCTGCGGCGCATCTACGAGAACGCCGGTGAGTTCTGGAGCGAGTACGAGGCCTGCGAGGAACTCGTCGACCTGGAGGAGAACTTCCAGCTGTGGCGGTTCCGCCACCTCAAGACCGTCGAACGCACCATCGGCTTCAAACGCGGCACCGGCGGGTCCTCCGGTGTCGACTTCCTCGCCCGCGCGCTGAACCTGACCTTCTTCCCCGAGCTGTACGCCGTCCGCACGGAGATCGGCTCGTGA